The following DNA comes from Oreochromis niloticus isolate F11D_XX linkage group LG23, O_niloticus_UMD_NMBU, whole genome shotgun sequence.
tgcagattaaaaaaaagaaagaaagtatacCTTCAGCACCGCGTTTAGCTTTCCCAGATAAAGACACTCGCTGTGGTGCAGCTCTCTCGCAGCTGCACCTCTCCAATCCAGAACCAtctaaaaccaaaagaaaaaaaagatgaattaaATGTTCTCCTTGAGTTTCTACTACAAGGGGCAGTTTAAAGCAGACACACCTGTGGTAGATCAGGTATCACATTGAAGCATGTCTGTGAACCACCATCAGCTCCACTGCTGTCCTGTCCATTACCCTcttgtctcttcttctcttcatTCCAGTTTTTCAGAAAGATGGAAAGAAACTCCACAGGTCGGGTCTGAAGGTGtaagagaaggagaaaaacacacaaacacacttgtgcgattacctttttctttttctgttgaacTTGTGCATTACACAAACTCCTCTACAGTAAttcccacctcctcctctctggTCAGAGCAGTGAGTCCTTCGATCAGAGCCTCGCTGAGATCTCTGGACACACAAATCTCGTCAATGCGGATTCTCTCCCACAGAAAATAGCCtagaaaaacagaatttaacCAGACTGCTACTTATAGAGTATTTTTCTATTTATATTTAGCACTCAAAGAAGTTTCTTACTACACACCTTATTCATACAAATGCTTTTCTCCTTTTAACCAGGGGTTCAGCATCTTGGCCAAAGATCCGCTGCACTTCTAATTAGCAGACGATCTGCTCTACATCTACACCATGGCACAAATCAGCACGTACATGAAACTCACCCAGAGCTCGGCCCCTTGCCTGGACGCTGGCCCACTGTAGCTGCAGCCCTAAGGTGCTCCTCAGCTCTACCAGCGCCTCCTCCATCCACTGAGCCTGCGTGCACCAGCCCTGCAGTACAGCCTCACACACATACTGCAGGGCCGGGCGTGCTGGCTGGTGCTCTGAGAGGCCGGTATGCACACTGCCATCAGACCACTCACTGAGGACTGGAGAAGATGAAGCATGTTGAAAGAAACACACTTTGTGAGGGATACTGTAGTCTACGAAACAATGACAGGGGAGGGGGATATTCCTATGCTTAGGGTCAAAGTTTAAGGGGTTACGCACTGTTCTGGAAATTCCCGGTGGCCACACCCACCGGTGCCCGAACCTCCAGACCAGTCAGCGTGGAGAGATTCTGGAGGAGAGCCACTCCTGATGCTGCAGAAGAGAAACCAAGAGGCGAAGCAGGAGGCAGCTCAAGTTAATGAGAAAATACTGATTAGagagaagagtgtgtgtgttgtaacATCTGCTACCAGATGCAGCCAGCGGGCAGAATATGTCAATCCCTCCTCCTTCCTCAGTTGGAGCCACCATGCCACACAGTTTTTCCCAGAATTCCCTACGATCAGGAATCAGTAGAGTCTTCTCTGATAGGCTAGAGTCTGAAAAGTCAGGGCAGAATTACATAGTAGGTCAGCAGAATAAGGGTTAAGTTTTGGTCAATGGATTAAAATGGCAGGTACcactttattaaaatgttttcataatAAATGTCAGCACAGGATTTTAGTCCAGTTAGTCCAGAACAAACTCCTGCAGTGTGTGCACACATGAATTTACTCATTGTGATTGAGTCTCACTGTGAAGCAGGTGAATTTCCTGTGTTCCTCCGCAAGCTAGCAGGCCAATCCTCTGAGCTGGTTTCCCAGAAATAGCCCTCTCCACCTGGGTTAGCAGAGATGAGAGAGTCCCTCTGTGGTCATAGAGAACCGCAATCACACCAGGCTTCACTCCGCTCAACACCAGCTAGATTAAAAAGAGCGGATGGGGAGGAATGTTATCTATTCATCTTCCCATTGTGCGTTTTATTTCTGCACTCGCGGGAGTGTTTTATGTCTGCTCTGTttcaggaaaaataaataaataaatagatgatGATGTGAATTCACCTCATAAGCAGGAATTCTGTTGGAGATGAGCAGTAGCAGGGCAGGAGCGGATAGGTGAAGGGGAGAGACTGTGTGAGGCTGTGCAGGTCTGTAGATAAAAGACGACAGCGCTCCTCTGGTTTTGATCAGTGTTTCGCTGAAAGATGAAAATGCATGTTACTTTCAGCATACTGTAACATTATATTATACAGATGTTTTCACATGTGCTCACAGATACTTTATATACACTGAATAACTTATTTTGTACACTTCAATCGATTCAAAATAGACTTTGAAGCCTCCAGAGCCGAAACACGAAGACGTGCCGCTCAAAGCTGGCTACAAAAATGAGTCACTCCCAGTAGACGCCATTGTAAAATGTCAAActaaacaacagaaataaacatgtttacaggaTGCTACAAATATTGCTTTGGTCTCCAGGGTTAAATTTCCCCTTTATAACAACAGCACAGTGGGTAATGTTGAAGATTCAAAATGCAGAGTCCACTAACTGTGGTTGAAGCTAAGTGAGGTTGATCTAATATGTGGTTAGACAATCACCTGCTAATGCTGGAGGCCTGGACTCTCTCCCAGGTCTGAGGTGCACTTGTGGGCTGTCCTCTTTCCAGGCTGAGAGAGTGGCTGGAAGAGCCAACGCTCCTCAGAGGCCAGGAGAGGGGGGGCTGAGAGACGAATGTTGGGCCAGACTCGGGTCTCCCTTTCTGGGTACCTCCACCTCTGGCTATTTCTGGCTTTGTGTAGCTGCCCCAGGGTCTCCTGGCACTTACAGACAGTCCTACAGATATCACAGATACATGATCTGACAGTAAGGGCGAGTTTTTGCTAATCAGAAGCTTTTTGTGCTTAGCAATGAGTTGGAAAGGCAAAGATGAACTGTTTGATaatcaataaaatatattaatcacATTCATTAAACACATTCAATAACATTCATTCAGTTCAGGTTTATGTATttaacaccaaatcacaaggTAAGTCGCCTTAACGTGCTCTGTACTGAAAGGTAAAAACCCTACAGTAAAACACAAATAAGACCCCCTTTGAGATGGTGGGAATGAAGAACTCCCTCCCTCCAACAGACCCAGGGAGGGGCAGTCATCTACCATTACACATTAGAGGGTGAAGGGGAAAGAGAAACATAACAGAGATCATAgacaggacaaaacacagaataaaagaCTGAGTAAACACTACCATTCGCTTACTACTAACAAACCAACTGTATTAGAATTAACCAAATAAACCTATAAATGGATGATAACCATTCACGCACATCTCACTGAATTATGATACGCATGAAGGGAGTTAGAAATAGTGACATAAATGCTCTCCCTGCAGTCTGAGTCCAGAACATTCACAAGTCTGATTTGAACACCTTTATATAAAGAATACAACATGTTTGACACAGGAAACCTTTCGATTTGTctatatgttttgttttcagtccCGTAAAGCTTGTAATGACATTTATAAAAAAGTTATAAAGGAAATGTCCCAGGAGCTGTTTTCACTAGTCAGGAATCAGACCATCAGGATCTCTGCCCACAACTGCTGCCAAACTCACATCACACCAGAACCCTACAGTGCCTAGCGCATGTGGTGGGCCCACAGGAGGCcaggccccatggactaaggcccaaCCACCAGTGCTCTCCCCCAAGCCTCGATAATGCTATAGTAACCAGGGCAAAATAGTCCCTTGTTCTCTTCTTCATAGAAGTTATCTAGATCTATTTTTATCTGGCCAATCATCCAGGACTAATATGCCTTGCGAGATTCTGCTAGGAGCCTGTAACAGACACATTATGGGTCAAAATTAGGTAGGCAGGTGCGTCGTGGTACAATGATCACCCGCCAGGAAAGAGGACACACTGAAGAGATATATCAGCTGACTTGCCTTGGTATCCTCCAAGAACAACTTGCGGAGGTAgccggggagagggaggtctggctTTTTCTACTTAGAACACTGCCCCCACGACACAGACCCAGATTGTACCACCTCAAAAATGTGTTGCTATAGTTTCTACACCctgtcatttttctgttttttctgttccACTCACTCTTCTCCTCTTGAAGCTTCTCTCTGATTTGCTGCCTGATCctcttctccctcctcctctcttcctcttcctctgtcatTCCTGTGCTTTGCTGGTTGAGGGTCCCATACATCTCTGCTGCCTCCCGTGGAGTGAGCCAGTCAAGTGTGGAGAGGCAGGAGACATAGTGAGTTTTCCATGCACCAAACTCTTTATCTCCAGGAGTGTAAGGAAGGAACCAGCCTCGTCTGATGCACCGGCCCGCCCACAGACAGTCctagaaagaagaagaggattTAACTTGTTTCATAAAAACCCAATTAATGATGTATGAATACATTTCAGATCTCTTCAGGGCTTCTCACCTGCTCAGCTAGAACCCTCCAGTGCCAGCTGACTTGGGCAGCTTTGCAAAGGTCACGTGGGGACAGAAACGACATCACATACAGGGAGAGAAACCGAGGCAGCACTGATGTAAGGTCCACTTTCGTGACCGGAACCGTCTCAATCAGCAAATCCCGGCAGTACCTGCTCAGGTTACAGAGGTTTCCAGTTTGAACTGTGCACCTGTGCACACTTTACTAGTTACAGTTTCAGGCTGAGATTAATGGTTAGGACAGAAAAGTGTAGAAACCACTTTACTTGAGCTGTGACTTGGTGCCACGAGTGAGCAGAGAGTGCAGCAGGTGTTTCCTCTGTCTGTCCGTCCACAGATCAAACCAGTGTAGCACAAGATTCACTCTCTCCTCAAATAACTGGtagaaaatggaaaaaggatACCAACACAGACACATTCAGTGCGTGCAAAAGCCTCAagccacctctcatttct
Coding sequences within:
- the ect2l gene encoding epithelial cell-transforming sequence 2 oncogene-like; its protein translation is MEASLTSAPHSVKRWQLSGTDYEPQQAGTLLSDTRFSSWTPLNNKRINLQLFEERVNLVLHWFDLWTDRQRKHLLHSLLTRGTKSQLKYCRDLLIETVPVTKVDLTSVLPRFLSLYVMSFLSPRDLCKAAQVSWHWRVLAEQDCLWAGRCIRRGWFLPYTPGDKEFGAWKTHYVSCLSTLDWLTPREAAEMYGTLNQQSTGMTEEEEERRREKRIRQQIREKLQEEKRLSVSARRPWGSYTKPEIARGGGTQKGRPESGPTFVSQPPLSWPLRSVGSSSHSLSLERGQPTSAPQTWERVQASSISSETLIKTRGALSSFIYRPAQPHTVSPLHLSAPALLLLISNRIPAYELVLSGVKPGVIAVLYDHRGTLSSLLTQVERAISGKPAQRIGLLACGGTQEIHLLHNSSLSEKTLLIPDRREFWEKLCGMVAPTEEGGGIDIFCPLAASASGVALLQNLSTLTGLEVRAPVGVATGNFQNILSEWSDGSVHTGLSEHQPARPALQYVCEAVLQGWCTQAQWMEEALVELRSTLGLQLQWASVQARGRALGYFLWERIRIDEICVSRDLSEALIEGLTALTREEETRPVEFLSIFLKNWNEEKKRQEGNGQDSSGADGGSQTCFNVIPDLPQMVLDWRGAAARELHHSECLYLGKLNAVLKVYKEPLTAALNSNRAILSYADIHIVLSPVAQILELNRVFQADLQARLQQWGAEKCIGDVFVKFCSKLRVYTNYLNNYTTAIHTTDKCRESKPSFRAFLKRSDRTLATHMLSLQELLLCPVWRMQEYVTLLQALSLHTHPGHPDHVHLRSALNTLLQFREFIHKLKRSSEADRLIEETQRQIQGCPNLSEENRQLIMTQDAALLRSPDEQIPDSLKTYEHVCDVGLFLFTDALVLTRQNVQHTPFTLAHQSTHTFLASVALTSLSVREIRHTRYVSHAFVLEGPCHSWVCATQRGEERQHFLSVLRSAIECALAGHQ